A single region of the Chthoniobacterales bacterium genome encodes:
- a CDS encoding UvrD-helicase domain-containing protein — translation MIQHEMLIANAGSGKTYRLTVRTITLLAMGVEPGKIAALTFTRKAAGEFMAAVFLRLADAATNPASLQTLQRDTNMALDAARCRELLVVLTSQMHRLCMGTIDSLFGRIARSFPLETGLAGDFSVLSETVRQAACRETLASLFREQGENEERFQDFLDLVRQQSRKQSERQVFDTLLKSVNTLHDKFLTTPPDTVWGDASSIWPDGCAILQAGDVSTAADALWDAIITTHPMLDQKAMDAWEKNLQAVRESSPERSWSKEVKTFVEKKPSIDKETEAEYLPTGGAKAARVYLNAAVSQARRELLHALIKPRLEDLLRRSRALHGVLGAFEVTYNRLVRSLGQLTFSDITSVLAAQVDSPDWRATVGYRLDTKFDHWLLDEFQDTSRLQWKVLHGLVDDIIQDTDGTRSFFYVGDTKQALYSWRGGDPRLFFEIARHYNRPGAERIVKADPLDVSYRSDPKIIEVINRVFGHLTYLSEPLQLPEKTTSEWTQAWVAHEVAEHLSNNTGYVRWQPVEKDDDDEDTGNPIDREIVSILQETRPWERGWSCAALKRSNKSVEALAALLQSHGIPVAVEGKANPCTDNPLGVALLSAFRFVASPEDKLSGMFAAAMLDEGEFKFREQALATIAREGFTGATQAWLNRMELRSEPFLTSRAHDFLTAATQFDATRQMSDDIGSFVHHIENYQRQEPEGAGVVRVMTVHQAKGLTLDMTIVSGLDAEPLAKDDSAGSLALEKNRLGELWGMLLPGGEISKNDPVLNEARMDLLSTSAYGELCTAYVAMTRPRHGLYLLTKKIKPNSTCKNFAKLLELSLGYTETSYELGDRDWYLTRPLLGKTADVEDVSIPILPKPLHGTPHSLGPSAKANPVFFSAEAARIGTEVHSALAQIEWLEDGAALPASTRKLLVSPEVKAVFSKPAGPFLLWRERAFECVLNDAWVAGIFDRVLIHLDTNGTPVAADVVDFKTEKGDSQSLQTKHAGQISTYQRAAAVLLGLDIAQVSSRIVGVN, via the coding sequence ATGATCCAGCACGAAATGCTCATCGCCAACGCGGGCAGCGGCAAGACGTATCGACTAACAGTTAGAACAATCACGCTGCTGGCCATGGGAGTCGAGCCAGGGAAAATCGCCGCGCTCACTTTCACGAGAAAAGCCGCCGGTGAATTTATGGCCGCCGTCTTCCTGCGACTGGCCGACGCGGCAACGAATCCTGCGTCACTCCAAACCTTGCAGCGCGATACTAACATGGCGCTGGACGCCGCACGATGCCGCGAGTTGCTAGTCGTTCTAACCTCGCAGATGCACCGGCTTTGCATGGGGACGATCGATAGTTTGTTTGGCCGCATCGCACGCTCCTTCCCTCTGGAAACCGGACTTGCAGGCGACTTCAGCGTCCTGAGCGAGACAGTGAGACAAGCCGCCTGCCGCGAGACGCTGGCCAGTCTTTTTCGCGAGCAAGGAGAGAACGAGGAGCGCTTTCAAGACTTCCTCGATTTGGTGCGCCAGCAGAGCCGCAAGCAAAGTGAGCGTCAGGTTTTTGACACGTTGCTCAAGTCGGTGAATACGCTGCACGACAAGTTTCTAACTACACCGCCCGACACGGTCTGGGGCGACGCCAGCAGCATCTGGCCCGACGGCTGCGCCATCCTACAGGCGGGCGATGTTTCCACCGCTGCCGACGCGCTTTGGGACGCGATCATCACCACCCACCCGATGTTAGATCAGAAGGCGATGGATGCGTGGGAAAAGAATTTGCAGGCCGTGCGCGAGAGTTCTCCCGAGCGCAGCTGGAGCAAGGAAGTGAAGACGTTCGTGGAAAAGAAACCGTCCATCGACAAGGAGACGGAGGCTGAATATCTCCCGACCGGCGGAGCTAAGGCTGCGAGAGTTTATCTGAATGCAGCCGTCTCGCAGGCGCGCCGTGAACTACTCCATGCGCTGATCAAGCCGCGACTGGAAGATTTGTTGCGCCGCAGCCGTGCGCTGCATGGAGTGCTCGGCGCTTTTGAGGTGACTTACAATCGACTCGTGCGCAGTCTCGGCCAACTAACCTTCAGCGACATCACGTCCGTACTAGCAGCGCAGGTGGATTCTCCAGACTGGCGCGCAACGGTGGGTTATCGATTGGACACGAAGTTCGATCACTGGCTGCTCGATGAATTTCAAGACACCAGCCGCCTGCAATGGAAGGTTCTCCACGGGCTGGTCGATGACATCATTCAAGATACGGATGGCACTCGTTCCTTCTTCTATGTCGGCGACACGAAGCAGGCGCTCTACTCGTGGCGCGGCGGCGATCCGCGGTTGTTTTTCGAGATTGCGAGGCACTACAATCGTCCCGGCGCGGAACGCATTGTGAAGGCCGATCCGCTCGATGTTTCCTATCGGTCCGATCCAAAAATCATCGAGGTGATCAATCGCGTTTTCGGACATCTAACCTATCTGTCTGAGCCGTTGCAGTTGCCGGAGAAAACCACCAGTGAATGGACTCAGGCCTGGGTCGCGCACGAAGTGGCCGAACACCTGTCTAACAACACCGGCTATGTGCGCTGGCAGCCGGTGGAAAAGGACGATGACGACGAGGACACTGGAAATCCGATAGACCGGGAGATTGTTAGCATTTTGCAGGAAACGCGACCTTGGGAACGCGGCTGGAGTTGCGCCGCATTGAAGCGCAGCAACAAGTCGGTCGAGGCGCTGGCTGCTCTGTTGCAGTCGCACGGCATTCCCGTCGCGGTGGAAGGCAAGGCGAACCCGTGCACCGACAATCCATTGGGAGTCGCATTGTTATCGGCGTTTCGTTTTGTGGCGTCGCCAGAGGACAAGCTTTCCGGGATGTTTGCGGCGGCGATGTTAGATGAGGGTGAGTTTAAGTTTCGGGAGCAGGCTTTGGCGACGATTGCGCGGGAAGGTTTTACCGGCGCGACACAGGCCTGGCTGAATCGAATGGAACTCAGATCTGAGCCATTTCTAACATCGCGCGCGCACGATTTCCTAACAGCGGCCACGCAGTTCGATGCGACCCGGCAAATGAGTGATGACATCGGAAGTTTTGTGCATCACATCGAGAACTATCAGCGTCAGGAACCCGAGGGAGCCGGGGTGGTTCGCGTAATGACTGTCCACCAGGCGAAAGGTCTGACGCTGGACATGACGATTGTCTCTGGTCTGGACGCCGAACCGCTGGCGAAGGACGACTCCGCAGGGTCGCTCGCACTGGAGAAGAATCGACTCGGAGAACTCTGGGGAATGCTGCTGCCCGGTGGTGAAATTTCCAAGAATGATCCGGTGCTAAACGAGGCGCGAATGGATTTGCTGTCGACGTCGGCTTACGGGGAACTCTGCACGGCTTATGTGGCGATGACGCGGCCCCGACATGGACTCTATTTGCTAACCAAAAAGATCAAGCCGAACTCCACTTGTAAAAACTTTGCGAAGCTGCTGGAACTGAGTCTGGGTTACACAGAGACTTCCTATGAGTTGGGAGACCGTGATTGGTATCTAACTCGACCGTTGTTAGGAAAAACTGCGGATGTGGAGGATGTTAGCATTCCCATCCTGCCGAAGCCTTTGCATGGGACTCCGCACTCACTCGGCCCCTCGGCAAAAGCCAACCCGGTTTTCTTTTCTGCGGAAGCCGCGCGCATAGGAACGGAAGTCCACTCGGCGCTGGCGCAGATCGAATGGCTGGAGGATGGGGCGGCGCTGCCAGCGAGTACGCGGAAGTTGTTGGTTAGCCCTGAGGTGAAAGCGGTTTTCTCCAAGCCAGCCGGTCCGTTTCTGCTCTGGCGCGAGCGCGCATTTGAGTGCGTGCTGAATGACGCATGGGTCGCAGGCATTTTTGATCGGGTACTGATTCACCTAGATACGAATGGAACTCCCGTGGCGGCGGACGTGGTCGATTTCAAGACGGAAAAAGGCGATTCGCAGAGTCTGCAAACAAAGCACGCGGGCCAGATTTCTACCTATCAACGTGCGGCGGCCGTGTTGTTAGGACTCGACATTGCCCAAGTGAGCTCACGAATCGTGGGTGTAAACTAG
- a CDS encoding thiol-disulfide oxidoreductase DCC family protein, with the protein MNPIILFDGVCNLCDGFVQFVIRHDAAGQFRFTSLQSTAGAEILEKHHLPTQQLSSIVLSVGDSHYTRSDAALQILRRLSAPWKWMGLFLVLPRFLRDAIYDFIARNRYRWFGQKDACMIPTPELRERFL; encoded by the coding sequence GTGAATCCCATCATCCTCTTCGACGGCGTCTGCAACCTGTGCGACGGGTTTGTGCAATTCGTCATCCGGCACGATGCAGCGGGGCAGTTTCGATTCACCTCGCTGCAATCGACCGCCGGGGCGGAAATCCTCGAGAAACATCACCTTCCCACGCAGCAACTGTCGTCCATCGTCCTAAGCGTGGGCGACTCGCATTACACTCGGAGCGACGCGGCGTTGCAGATTTTGCGCCGCCTGTCGGCCCCATGGAAATGGATGGGACTCTTCCTCGTGCTGCCGCGTTTTCTACGGGATGCGATCTATGATTTTATCGCCCGAAACCGCTATCGTTGGTTTGGTCAAAAAGATGCCTGCATGATTCCAACGCCCGAGCTTCGGGAGCGTTTTCTCTAA
- a CDS encoding PD-(D/E)XK nuclease family protein produces MPVLFLETKEPLARQVAAFLLADINTLPIDLADTQVWVPTSGAGRRIREALATLAAERGTGVLSPAFLQPMQALLPENRPIATRSEREAAWLAVLRDSAPEDYDQLLPDPAVLTSATGGLGVAGMFCDLGDLLAEGGLDPAHSLLTKICDSDAARWEQLAALHAAYLRTLAADQLHDPNALRLDSVAHPRPAPGIRHVVVACIPDLAQAAAKYLDGLARNATVTILIWKPAPVSSGWDAWGRPLPDEWATCPIAVESSQIAVSRQADEEAASALDFLAAADTPGDFALALADETLGAQLAGEITRRSGVPFQPEGRVLATEEAAKIALEWEKWRTGHDLRVLRNLLQFPHFHRWLGGRVELHPTQLLSACDHLIAEPLAETLEQAQDFIAAFHELTDRKNPATDWARSLLGALDNSRDVSFPEILTSAWERSPDGTEAARRVLEIWEELSHSPLYLRWPEGRLPSLSRALRAERVFTAAPEGSIELSGWLETPWLEAERIAVCGCVEGRLPTSVGEHPFLPDSKRAALGLQDNARRLARDAYLLTCLLARHRTENLRLSFSRFDAEGSPALPSRLLLRTSAEALPARIQMVFAATPNIRRQPSRENGWLWSLPENQRRLTHEKISPTQCRDYLACPLRFYWKNVLRLDTYDADPREMDARRFGILLHRAVEEFGRKAPDESKRELIEKLVLEEFATEARRMFGPSPTAAIRVQLESGQVRLRAFAREQAKQFAAGWRILEVEKKFTDLTLGPLKLSAQVDRIEQHPEHGWRVMDYKTFSNPDLPEKKHFGPPQPDHFLPQSQVVFAGKAKSWIDLQLPLYRHIAALTYESSSIQACYFLLPADPSETQVMPLELDAATHESALTCAEEIATRISRGIFWPPQSPTASWGDALGGLFLNGAVEKCFDANTIEFLKGRP; encoded by the coding sequence ATGCCTGTCCTGTTTCTGGAAACTAAAGAGCCGCTGGCGAGACAGGTCGCCGCGTTCCTTTTGGCCGATATAAACACGCTGCCCATCGACCTCGCCGACACCCAGGTCTGGGTGCCCACGTCGGGGGCCGGTCGGCGCATTCGCGAGGCGCTCGCCACCCTCGCAGCGGAGCGCGGCACGGGTGTTCTCTCGCCTGCGTTTCTCCAGCCGATGCAGGCGCTTCTGCCCGAAAACCGGCCCATCGCCACCCGCTCCGAACGCGAGGCTGCCTGGCTTGCTGTCCTGCGCGACTCGGCTCCCGAGGACTACGATCAACTCCTCCCCGACCCGGCGGTGCTCACCAGTGCAACCGGCGGACTCGGAGTCGCGGGAATGTTCTGCGATCTGGGCGATTTGCTGGCCGAAGGCGGACTCGACCCGGCGCATTCGTTGCTAACTAAAATCTGCGACTCCGACGCCGCCCGCTGGGAACAACTCGCCGCGCTCCACGCCGCCTATCTGCGCACGCTCGCCGCCGATCAACTCCACGACCCGAATGCACTGCGACTCGACTCTGTCGCCCACCCGCGGCCCGCTCCGGGCATCCGCCACGTGGTCGTCGCCTGCATTCCCGACCTCGCCCAGGCCGCCGCCAAATATCTCGATGGCCTCGCCAGAAACGCCACTGTCACCATTCTCATCTGGAAACCCGCCCCCGTCTCAAGCGGTTGGGACGCCTGGGGCCGCCCGCTGCCCGACGAATGGGCCACGTGTCCCATCGCCGTAGAGTCGAGTCAGATCGCCGTCTCGCGGCAGGCCGACGAGGAGGCCGCCAGCGCCCTCGATTTCCTCGCTGCAGCAGACACGCCCGGCGACTTCGCGCTCGCTCTGGCCGACGAAACTCTCGGAGCCCAGCTCGCCGGGGAAATCACCCGCCGCAGCGGAGTTCCATTCCAACCAGAAGGCCGCGTCCTCGCCACCGAAGAGGCCGCCAAGATCGCGCTCGAATGGGAAAAATGGCGCACCGGTCACGACCTCCGCGTCCTGCGCAACCTCCTGCAATTCCCCCACTTCCACCGCTGGCTCGGCGGCAGGGTGGAGTTGCATCCCACTCAGTTGCTCTCCGCCTGTGACCATCTTATCGCCGAGCCTCTCGCTGAAACTCTGGAGCAGGCGCAGGATTTCATCGCCGCCTTCCATGAACTAACGGATAGAAAGAATCCCGCCACAGACTGGGCACGTTCGTTGTTAGGAGCGCTCGACAACTCCCGCGATGTTAGTTTCCCCGAAATCCTAACCTCTGCCTGGGAACGCTCCCCCGACGGCACTGAAGCCGCCCGGCGCGTGCTCGAAATCTGGGAAGAACTCTCGCACTCGCCGCTCTATCTCCGCTGGCCCGAGGGACGACTCCCATCCTTATCCAGGGCGTTGCGGGCGGAACGTGTTTTCACCGCCGCGCCCGAGGGTTCCATCGAACTCTCCGGCTGGCTCGAAACGCCGTGGCTGGAGGCCGAGCGCATCGCCGTCTGCGGCTGCGTCGAGGGCCGCCTGCCCACCTCCGTCGGCGAGCATCCATTTCTCCCCGACTCGAAACGCGCCGCGCTCGGCTTGCAGGACAACGCCCGCCGACTCGCCCGCGACGCCTATCTACTAACCTGCCTGCTCGCGCGTCACCGCACGGAAAACTTGCGGCTGAGTTTCAGTCGATTCGACGCCGAGGGCTCGCCCGCGCTTCCCTCGCGACTCCTCCTGCGCACGTCCGCCGAAGCCCTGCCCGCGCGCATCCAGATGGTCTTCGCCGCCACTCCTAACATTCGCCGCCAGCCCTCGCGCGAGAACGGCTGGCTCTGGAGTCTTCCGGAAAATCAGCGCCGTCTCACTCACGAGAAGATCAGCCCCACACAATGCCGCGACTACCTCGCCTGCCCGCTGCGGTTCTATTGGAAAAACGTCCTGCGCCTCGACACCTACGACGCCGATCCGAGAGAGATGGACGCGCGCCGTTTCGGCATTTTGCTGCATCGCGCCGTCGAAGAGTTTGGCCGAAAAGCGCCCGATGAATCGAAGCGCGAGTTGATCGAGAAGCTCGTGTTAGAAGAGTTTGCCACCGAGGCGCGCCGGATGTTTGGCCCCTCGCCCACCGCCGCCATTCGAGTGCAACTCGAATCGGGCCAGGTCCGGCTCCGCGCCTTTGCCCGTGAGCAGGCGAAGCAGTTTGCCGCTGGCTGGAGAATCCTCGAAGTGGAAAAGAAGTTCACCGATCTAACATTGGGTCCGCTGAAACTTTCCGCCCAGGTGGATCGCATCGAGCAGCATCCCGAGCACGGCTGGCGCGTGATGGATTACAAGACTTTCAGCAACCCCGATCTGCCGGAGAAGAAACATTTCGGACCGCCGCAGCCCGATCATTTTCTCCCGCAATCGCAGGTGGTTTTTGCGGGCAAGGCGAAATCCTGGATCGACCTGCAACTCCCGCTCTACCGTCACATCGCGGCGCTCACCTACGAGTCGAGTTCCATTCAAGCCTGCTACTTTCTCCTCCCTGCCGACCCGTCGGAAACGCAGGTGATGCCACTGGAACTCGACGCGGCGACCCATGAGTCCGCCCTCACTTGCGCCGAGGAAATCGCGACTCGCATCTCTCGCGGAATCTTCTGGCCGCCGCAGTCGCCCACCGCGAGTTGGGGCGACGCCTTGGGTGGGTTGTTTCTGAATGGCGCTGTCGAGAAATGTTTCGATGCTAACACAATCGAGTTTTTGAAAGGACGGCCATGA
- the tgt gene encoding tRNA guanosine(34) transglycosylase Tgt, translating into MFELLGTDPKSMARRGRVTTAHGVIETPIFMPVGTQATVKAVSPDELRSLQAQIILGNTYHLFIRPGMEVIRHFDGLHKFMNWDGPILTDSGGYQVFSLAKLRKITEEGVAFQSHLDGAPCFIGPETSMQIQATLGSDIAMCFDECPPYPCEYDYAATSLDRTLRWAKRCRDWSAQHAPAHQRVFGIVQGSSFPELRRRSAEALAEMDFPGYSVGGVSVGEPEEGMMAAVEYSTPYLPASKPRYAMGLGTPPQMVEMIARGIDMFDCVLPTRIARNGTAFTDEGTINLKNAQFIMDKGPIEGGCECYACRNFTRGYLRHLIKAEEILGLRLLSLHNLHYYLNLMKRVRTALEAGKFDEFRKAFVGNYRAHNATELGT; encoded by the coding sequence ATGTTTGAATTACTAGGAACGGATCCAAAATCCATGGCCCGGCGCGGGCGGGTGACGACGGCGCATGGAGTGATCGAAACGCCGATTTTCATGCCAGTCGGCACGCAGGCGACGGTGAAAGCGGTCTCGCCTGACGAGTTGCGGTCGCTTCAGGCGCAAATCATTTTGGGGAACACGTATCACCTTTTTATCCGACCCGGCATGGAGGTGATCCGGCATTTCGACGGGTTGCACAAGTTCATGAATTGGGACGGGCCAATCCTGACCGACAGCGGCGGTTACCAGGTGTTCTCGCTGGCGAAACTACGGAAGATCACCGAGGAAGGTGTCGCGTTTCAGAGTCATCTCGACGGTGCGCCGTGTTTCATCGGACCGGAGACTTCGATGCAAATCCAGGCCACGCTCGGGTCGGACATCGCGATGTGTTTCGACGAATGCCCTCCGTATCCCTGCGAGTATGACTACGCCGCGACTTCGCTCGACCGGACTTTGCGCTGGGCGAAACGCTGCCGCGACTGGTCGGCCCAACATGCCCCGGCGCATCAACGCGTCTTCGGGATCGTGCAGGGCTCGTCGTTTCCTGAGTTGCGGCGGCGCAGCGCGGAGGCTCTGGCGGAGATGGATTTCCCCGGCTACTCGGTCGGCGGCGTGAGTGTGGGCGAGCCAGAGGAGGGCATGATGGCGGCCGTGGAATACAGCACGCCCTATCTGCCGGCGAGCAAGCCGCGTTATGCGATGGGACTCGGGACGCCGCCGCAAATGGTGGAGATGATTGCGCGCGGGATCGATATGTTTGACTGCGTGCTGCCGACGCGGATCGCACGAAATGGGACGGCGTTTACCGATGAGGGAACGATTAATTTGAAGAACGCGCAGTTCATCATGGACAAGGGCCCAATCGAAGGCGGTTGCGAATGTTACGCGTGCCGCAATTTCACCCGCGGCTACCTGCGGCACCTGATCAAGGCGGAGGAAATCCTCGGTCTGCGGCTTCTCAGCCTGCACAATCTCCATTACTATTTGAACCTCATGAAACGGGTGCGGACAGCGCTGGAGGCGGGGAAGTTTGATGAATTTAGGAAGGCGTTCGTTGGAAATTACCGGGCGCACAACGCCACCGAGTTAGGCACGTAA
- the ribD gene encoding bifunctional diaminohydroxyphosphoribosylaminopyrimidine deaminase/5-amino-6-(5-phosphoribosylamino)uracil reductase RibD translates to MKADADWMQLALQEARKGLGKTSPNPAVGAVIVKDGQLLSKGWHRRAGRPHAEIEAIRALPDPAAARGATIFITLEPCSTHGLTPPCVEAILAHGFVRVVVGTTDPNPAHAGRGLEILRRAGVEVVSGVLEDECRRLNEAFNHWIVTRMPLVIAKCAMSLDGRITRPPGESQWLTSAPARKRAHQIRAQVDAILVGAETVRRDNPQLTIRGLGPRATRRQPWRVVVSRSGNLPASSNLFTDEWKERTLVFDDLDTALEELGQRQATSVLIEGGGEILGAAFDKKLVDRVAFFYAPMLVGGDKPAVAGLGVESNESAIQLEQVSYEKLGPDLFCQASVRY, encoded by the coding sequence ATGAAGGCCGACGCGGATTGGATGCAACTCGCGTTGCAAGAAGCACGCAAAGGCCTCGGAAAAACCTCACCGAATCCCGCTGTCGGAGCGGTGATCGTGAAAGACGGTCAGCTCCTGTCGAAAGGGTGGCACCGGCGCGCGGGTCGTCCGCACGCCGAGATCGAGGCAATTCGCGCGCTGCCCGACCCGGCTGCGGCTCGCGGCGCGACGATCTTTATCACACTCGAACCGTGCTCGACCCATGGCCTTACGCCGCCGTGTGTGGAGGCGATTCTGGCGCACGGTTTCGTCCGCGTGGTAGTGGGCACGACCGACCCTAACCCCGCTCACGCCGGACGCGGATTGGAGATTTTACGCCGTGCTGGAGTGGAGGTGGTGAGCGGCGTTCTGGAAGACGAATGCCGCAGGCTGAACGAAGCCTTCAACCATTGGATTGTGACTCGAATGCCGCTGGTCATCGCCAAATGCGCGATGTCGCTCGATGGCCGCATCACGCGTCCGCCCGGCGAAAGCCAGTGGCTCACCTCGGCTCCAGCGCGGAAACGAGCGCACCAGATTCGAGCACAAGTCGATGCCATTCTGGTCGGCGCAGAAACCGTTCGCCGCGACAATCCCCAACTCACCATTCGCGGTCTCGGCCCGCGCGCGACGCGACGCCAGCCCTGGCGCGTGGTCGTTTCGCGGAGCGGAAATCTGCCTGCGAGTTCCAATTTGTTCACCGACGAATGGAAGGAGCGGACGCTGGTTTTCGACGACTTGGACACGGCTCTGGAGGAACTCGGCCAACGCCAGGCGACCAGCGTGCTGATCGAGGGTGGGGGAGAAATTCTGGGAGCCGCCTTCGACAAAAAGCTCGTGGATCGCGTGGCCTTTTTCTACGCGCCCATGCTCGTCGGCGGCGACAAGCCAGCCGTGGCCGGACTCGGCGTCGAATCGAATGAAAGCGCGATCCAGCTGGAGCAGGTTAGCTATGAAAAACTCGGGCCCGATCTTTTTTGCCAGGCGAGCGTCCGCTATTAG
- the raiA gene encoding ribosome-associated translation inhibitor RaiA, with translation MQIHVSPRHLKLTAAIHGYVAEKVEHLEHLAGEIVAAHVVLLHDETATKAYSVKVHLAVPGPDIHAEDKENDLYAAIDKVVDKVAGQLRKRKTKLTDKTKRVLQVAAERRKGKALR, from the coding sequence ATGCAAATCCATGTTAGCCCCCGTCATCTCAAACTCACCGCAGCCATTCACGGATACGTCGCCGAAAAGGTAGAGCATCTGGAACATCTCGCCGGTGAAATCGTAGCGGCCCACGTCGTGCTCCTGCATGACGAGACGGCGACCAAGGCTTATAGCGTCAAAGTTCACCTCGCTGTGCCCGGCCCGGACATTCACGCCGAGGACAAGGAAAACGATCTCTATGCCGCGATCGACAAGGTCGTGGACAAAGTTGCCGGCCAGTTGCGCAAACGGAAAACAAAGTTGACCGACAAGACCAAGCGCGTCCTCCAAGTCGCCGCCGAGCGCCGCAAGGGCAAGGCCTTGCGCTAA
- a CDS encoding fibronectin type III domain-containing protein has product MLKQNGFFPRVALGFVQLTDPNLVSFATNVVTLTTGNASYPTPTPTLAAVTTASSKLSDLAVTALNRDRIAIATRNAAREELLTLMRTLAAYVTCHCNEDVLTLITSGFDAVRAAGPIGVLSAPENPRLSYTGMSGDLLFRIKSNSNARNYSIETAEQAEGPWKSFGLSTTASVTINELTPGKTYWVRACANGTAGSSDWSVPTSMMAV; this is encoded by the coding sequence ATGTTAAAGCAAAATGGATTCTTTCCACGGGTCGCACTGGGCTTTGTCCAGTTGACCGACCCCAACCTCGTCTCGTTTGCCACCAATGTCGTCACTCTGACGACAGGCAATGCGAGCTACCCCACTCCCACGCCCACCCTGGCGGCGGTGACCACGGCCAGTAGCAAACTCAGCGATCTAGCGGTCACTGCCTTGAATCGCGACCGAATCGCCATCGCCACCCGCAATGCGGCCCGCGAGGAGTTGCTCACGCTCATGCGCACTCTGGCGGCTTATGTCACCTGCCATTGCAATGAGGACGTGCTCACGCTGATCACTTCCGGCTTCGATGCCGTGCGTGCGGCGGGTCCAATCGGTGTGTTGTCGGCTCCAGAAAATCCACGGCTGAGTTACACCGGTATGAGCGGCGATCTGCTCTTCCGCATCAAGAGCAACAGCAATGCCCGCAACTACTCGATCGAGACTGCGGAACAGGCGGAAGGCCCATGGAAGAGCTTCGGTCTCTCGACGACCGCCAGTGTGACCATCAACGAACTCACTCCCGGCAAAACCTACTGGGTGCGAGCCTGCGCCAACGGCACGGCGGGCTCCAGCGATTGGTCGGTACCCACCTCGATGATGGCAGTCTAA
- a CDS encoding DoxX-like family protein has translation MENASAGSADPNLTRIYFLARTSIALAWIYHGLVPKVIWRDWSEMTLLHDMSVDIQFVPALLQTMGMGEILFGVLVLAIPRLRWPLWATIGIMLGGVLGIASHSPAMLHAAFNPVSLNGLMVVMAVIALISQPPPVTKAS, from the coding sequence TTGGAAAACGCCTCTGCCGGATCCGCTGATCCCAATCTAACTCGAATCTATTTTTTAGCCCGGACTTCCATTGCACTCGCGTGGATATACCACGGGCTGGTGCCGAAAGTCATCTGGCGCGACTGGTCGGAAATGACCCTGCTCCACGATATGAGCGTGGACATTCAATTCGTTCCCGCGCTCCTGCAAACCATGGGCATGGGGGAGATATTGTTTGGAGTGTTAGTACTAGCGATTCCTCGTCTGCGCTGGCCGCTCTGGGCCACCATTGGAATCATGCTCGGCGGAGTGCTGGGAATCGCCAGTCATTCCCCGGCGATGTTGCACGCGGCCTTCAATCCCGTGAGTCTAAACGGGCTGATGGTCGTCATGGCGGTGATTGCATTAATCTCGCAACCACCGCCGGTGACAAAAGCTAGCTAA
- a CDS encoding succinylglutamate desuccinylase/aspartoacylase family protein, with protein sequence MPDSSIIKETLLPLFLLAGESDTLRAESLGFWRVGEERFWLPRFTFRRTRIKKTRIKIGLFATIHGDEPAGLHALIAFVKLLSEDPMLGRDYDLRIYPLCNPTGFIDGTRHSRSGVDLNREFWRGSTEPEVGLLEHELLTQHFDGLIALHSDDTSEGVYGFVKGAMLTEHLLKPSLAAASHLLPTNLSNQIDGFHAVEGVIRSGYAGILSAPHDVNPAPFEIVLETPALAPLDLQRDVFVLALSEILGEYRKLISYGGDL encoded by the coding sequence GTGCCCGATTCTTCGATCATCAAAGAAACCCTCCTCCCGCTTTTTCTGCTGGCGGGCGAGTCCGATACCCTGCGCGCAGAATCCCTCGGCTTCTGGCGTGTCGGCGAGGAACGTTTCTGGCTGCCGCGCTTCACCTTTCGACGCACGCGGATCAAGAAAACACGCATTAAGATCGGCCTCTTCGCCACCATTCACGGCGACGAACCCGCCGGGCTCCACGCGCTCATCGCGTTCGTTAAATTGCTCTCCGAAGACCCGATGTTAGGACGCGATTACGACTTGCGCATCTATCCACTTTGCAACCCCACCGGCTTCATCGATGGCACGCGGCATTCGCGCAGCGGAGTCGATCTCAACCGCGAGTTTTGGCGCGGCTCGACCGAGCCCGAAGTCGGTCTGCTGGAGCACGAACTTCTCACGCAACATTTTGACGGCCTCATCGCCCTGCACAGCGACGACACCAGCGAGGGCGTCTATGGATTCGTCAAGGGCGCCATGCTCACCGAGCACCTGCTAAAGCCCTCGCTCGCCGCCGCGTCGCACCTTCTCCCGACTAACCTCTCCAACCAAATCGACGGATTTCACGCCGTCGAAGGCGTCATCCGCAGCGGCTACGCCGGCATCCTCTCCGCGCCGCATGATGTGAATCCCGCGCCGTTCGAGATCGTCCTGGAAACCCCGGCCCTCGCGCCACTCGACTTGCAGCGCGATGTCTTCGTTCTGGCGCTCAGCGAGATACTTGGCGAATACCGCAAGCTCATCTCCTACGGCGGCGATTTGTAG